In the genome of Paenibacillus sp. FSL R5-0766, one region contains:
- a CDS encoding nucleoside triphosphate pyrophosphohydrolase — protein sequence MPTYNKLVRDKIPHIITSSGKECRTRILDPEEYKQELRTKLQEESEEYMSAVSDQEALEELADMLEVIRALAEVHGANAAQLDKLRADKAEARGGFQERVYLIDVDEA from the coding sequence ATGCCTACATACAACAAATTGGTGCGGGACAAGATTCCGCATATTATCACATCCAGTGGCAAGGAATGCCGCACACGCATTCTGGACCCGGAGGAATATAAGCAAGAACTAAGAACAAAGCTGCAAGAAGAATCGGAAGAATACATGAGTGCTGTAAGTGATCAGGAAGCGCTGGAAGAACTGGCTGACATGCTCGAAGTAATCCGGGCGCTGGCGGAGGTGCATGGAGCGAATGCGGCGCAGTTGGATAAGCTACGGGCGGACAAGGCTGAGGCACGCGGTGGATTCCAGGAACGGGTGTATCTGATCGATGTCGACGAAGCTTAA